A region from the Desulfitobacterium dehalogenans ATCC 51507 genome encodes:
- a CDS encoding IreB family regulatory phosphoprotein — MDRLEHTMMFKSQGGDISPQEILQQVYVALEEKGYDPINQLVGYLMSGDPVYITSHNQARSLIRKLERYELLEELVRSYLQKK; from the coding sequence ATGGATCGTTTAGAACACACTATGATGTTTAAATCTCAGGGGGGCGATATTTCACCCCAGGAAATTTTGCAGCAAGTGTATGTGGCACTGGAAGAGAAAGGATATGACCCGATTAATCAGTTGGTAGGATATTTAATGTCCGGTGATCCGGTCTATATCACAAGCCACAATCAAGCGCGCTCCCTCATACGGAAGCTGGAACGGTATGAACTTCTGGAAGAGCTTGTTCGTTCGTATCTGCAAAAGAAGTAG
- a CDS encoding PRC-barrel domain-containing protein: MRRAREIVGLPVLCLKNGNQIGWVKDVVFDESSRKISGILLENAHIFHSEKGLPREVVAAVGKDALTVRDHVVQKIQGIKWSQKVGNQVFTQGGEAKGTIEDVFLDDSAENIVGFEVSDGLFSDLMDGRGAILQADVMVDGKDVLIVEDQVSPWDQGNEGGSLS, from the coding sequence ATGCGACGAGCACGGGAAATCGTTGGTTTACCTGTATTATGTTTAAAAAACGGAAACCAGATTGGCTGGGTAAAGGATGTGGTTTTCGATGAAAGCAGCAGGAAAATTAGCGGTATTCTCTTGGAAAACGCTCACATTTTTCACTCCGAAAAGGGTTTGCCGCGAGAAGTTGTAGCTGCTGTTGGTAAAGATGCCTTAACTGTGAGAGACCATGTGGTTCAAAAAATTCAAGGGATTAAATGGTCGCAAAAAGTTGGCAATCAAGTTTTTACCCAAGGCGGGGAAGCAAAGGGCACGATTGAGGATGTCTTTCTTGATGATTCAGCAGAGAACATTGTGGGTTTCGAAGTTTCGGACGGCCTTTTTTCCGATCTTATGGATGGCCGTGGCGCAATTCTGCAAGCGGACGTAATGGTAGATGGGAAAGATGTCTTAATCGTTGAAGACCAGGTATCCCCCTGGGACCAGGGAAATGAAGGGGGTTCACTATCATGA
- the alaS gene encoding alanine--tRNA ligase, whose translation MYTGNQLRDMFLKFFKSKGHKILPSASLIPKDDPTLLLTVAGMVPFKPYFMRKVEPPFPRATTSQKCVRTPDLEVVGKTARHHTFFEMLGNFSFGDYFKSQAIPWAWEFVTEVLKLPIDQLWITVHPEDEEAKNLWIEKTGVSPERIKYDPENLWAAGPVGPCGYCSEIYVDLGEQRSCGKPGCALGCDCDRFLEIWNLVFMQYNRDESGMLTPLPKQNIDTGMGLERIASVMQGVASNFDTDLFLPIINKVAELSGTPYHDNPKSDTAMKVVADHTRAVSFMLSDGIRPGSEGRGYVLRRILRRAIRYARLLGIDKPFLEQIFLIIQRDYSHHYPELKENENFILNHLRLEEKNFQATLEQGTQILQEKVKTLQEAGEAVLSGGDAFYLYETYGFPVELTEEMLIEQGMSVDMEAFNAAAEEHRRLAKEQSQQMKAVQESAAISEKAKALGTTPFLGYHELAANTKVEALFRDGEEVKDAAEGDEVLIFLRESPFYAESGGQISDSGVIRTQRAEAKLMEVKKGVTGTVYHRFLITQGVLNTGDEVEALVDEHLRLATARHHSATHLLQSALRTVLGEHVQQAGSLVTPDRLRFDFTHFSALTPAELQRVEDLLNEAVLANMPVTAEEMSLDAAKASGATALFGEKYGDTVRVVSMGDYSMELCGGTHIHATGDIGLVKIISEGGIGAGLRRIEAVAGAETLKYMRSLNDQIHDASQLLKAQPSDLTKRIQGLLVQVKDLEKEVQQLHAKVAKSEVESLLEQVKDIHGVPVLAAKVSAQDMDALRNTADLLKDKMKTGVLVLGAAVEGKVNWVTVVTPTGLSGLHAGQIIKEVAKITGGGGGGRPDMAQAGGKDAAKLGEALDQVPAIIKSYLK comes from the coding sequence ATGTATACAGGTAACCAGCTCAGAGACATGTTCTTAAAATTCTTTAAATCCAAAGGTCATAAAATCTTACCCAGCGCATCCTTGATTCCTAAGGATGACCCCACCTTACTCCTTACCGTAGCCGGGATGGTTCCTTTTAAGCCTTATTTTATGCGCAAGGTCGAGCCACCTTTTCCTCGGGCTACCACATCACAAAAATGCGTCCGTACACCAGACCTGGAAGTAGTGGGTAAAACAGCCCGCCATCATACCTTTTTTGAAATGTTAGGGAACTTCTCCTTCGGCGATTATTTCAAATCCCAAGCCATTCCCTGGGCCTGGGAGTTTGTGACCGAGGTATTGAAGCTGCCCATCGATCAGTTGTGGATTACCGTTCATCCGGAAGATGAGGAAGCCAAGAACCTTTGGATCGAAAAGACGGGTGTTTCCCCGGAGCGGATTAAGTACGACCCGGAAAACCTATGGGCAGCCGGTCCTGTTGGACCGTGTGGGTATTGCTCGGAAATCTATGTGGATTTGGGAGAACAACGGAGCTGCGGCAAACCGGGCTGTGCCTTAGGCTGTGATTGCGACCGCTTCCTGGAGATCTGGAATCTCGTTTTTATGCAGTACAATCGGGATGAATCCGGTATGCTTACTCCACTGCCCAAGCAAAATATCGATACAGGGATGGGCCTGGAGCGGATTGCTTCCGTCATGCAAGGTGTGGCCTCCAACTTTGATACCGATTTATTCCTGCCTATCATTAATAAGGTAGCCGAGCTTTCCGGAACCCCTTACCATGATAATCCAAAAAGCGATACTGCGATGAAGGTGGTCGCCGACCATACCCGGGCTGTTTCCTTTATGCTTTCCGATGGCATCCGTCCGGGTAGCGAAGGCCGCGGATATGTGCTGCGTCGAATTCTGCGCCGGGCCATTCGCTATGCTCGTCTTTTGGGTATCGACAAACCCTTCCTGGAGCAAATCTTCCTGATCATTCAGAGAGACTACAGCCATCATTATCCCGAGCTTAAGGAAAATGAAAATTTCATCCTCAATCATTTACGCCTAGAGGAAAAAAACTTTCAAGCGACTTTAGAGCAAGGAACGCAAATTCTCCAGGAAAAAGTCAAAACCCTTCAAGAAGCCGGGGAAGCAGTTCTCAGTGGAGGGGATGCTTTCTATCTCTATGAAACCTATGGCTTCCCGGTAGAATTGACGGAAGAAATGCTCATCGAGCAAGGGATGAGCGTAGATATGGAGGCATTTAATGCTGCGGCTGAAGAGCATCGCCGTCTGGCTAAAGAGCAATCCCAGCAAATGAAGGCGGTTCAAGAAAGTGCCGCCATCTCGGAAAAAGCCAAGGCCTTGGGTACGACGCCCTTCCTGGGTTATCATGAACTGGCTGCCAACACTAAGGTGGAAGCCCTATTCCGGGATGGAGAAGAGGTTAAGGATGCCGCTGAAGGGGACGAGGTCCTGATCTTCCTAAGAGAGTCTCCTTTCTATGCGGAAAGTGGGGGGCAGATCTCAGACAGTGGCGTGATTCGCACCCAAAGGGCAGAGGCAAAGCTTATGGAAGTGAAAAAGGGTGTCACAGGTACCGTTTATCATCGCTTCCTGATCACACAGGGGGTTTTGAATACTGGAGATGAAGTAGAGGCTTTGGTGGATGAGCACCTTCGCCTGGCTACAGCCCGCCATCACAGTGCGACTCATCTTCTCCAATCAGCCCTTCGTACCGTATTGGGAGAGCATGTTCAACAAGCAGGCTCCCTGGTTACACCGGATCGTCTCCGCTTTGACTTTACCCATTTCTCTGCCTTGACTCCCGCTGAGTTACAGCGAGTAGAGGATCTTTTAAACGAGGCAGTCCTTGCCAATATGCCCGTTACAGCTGAGGAAATGAGCCTAGATGCGGCGAAAGCCAGCGGAGCCACTGCCCTTTTCGGAGAGAAATACGGGGACACCGTTCGCGTCGTCTCTATGGGAGATTACTCCATGGAGCTTTGCGGAGGAACCCATATTCATGCTACCGGAGATATCGGCCTGGTCAAGATTATCTCTGAAGGGGGTATCGGGGCGGGTTTGAGACGAATCGAGGCTGTAGCGGGAGCAGAGACTCTTAAATATATGCGTTCCCTCAATGATCAGATTCACGATGCGTCTCAACTTCTCAAGGCTCAGCCCTCGGATCTTACCAAGCGAATCCAGGGGCTCTTAGTCCAAGTCAAGGATCTGGAGAAGGAAGTTCAGCAGCTTCATGCCAAAGTGGCAAAATCCGAAGTGGAATCTCTCCTGGAACAGGTTAAGGATATCCACGGGGTACCTGTTCTGGCGGCTAAAGTCTCCGCCCAGGATATGGACGCTCTCCGCAATACAGCGGACCTTTTAAAGGATAAGATGAAGACCGGTGTCCTCGTTCTGGGAGCAGCTGTGGAAGGAAAGGTCAACTGGGTAACCGTTGTCACCCCGACAGGTTTAAGCGGGCTTCATGCGGGGCAGATTATTAAGGAAGTGGCCAAAATCACCGGCGGTGGCGGGGGAGGCCGTCCCGATATGGCACAAGCCGGGGGAAAAGATGCGGCTAAATTAGGGGAAGCTCTTGATCAAGTTCCGGCCATTATAAAGAGCTATTTAAAATAA
- a CDS encoding aldo/keto reductase has translation MKQVSLGWHGPMVSEVCFGSLAISPLQGRVSFAEGVRVLRYALEQGIDWIDTAEIYANYSQIAQALQYHPEVRMVSKSYSVTAEEMSESIERARKELNRDVIDFFLLHEQESALTLKGHQGAWEELMKAKADGRVKYIGISTHAVDAVKAGALLPGIDVIHPIVNRQGLGIIDGILEEMLEAIRFASELGIGIYAMKIFGGGHLATHPEEALDFITDIPWIQAMALGMSSVEEIDFNLNYLAGQEISEELRRSVTYRERKLYIADWCQGCGRCCEACPQSALSLEEVVEGGMVQATVEAGQCVLCGYCGRVCPHFCLKIV, from the coding sequence ATGAAACAAGTCTCTCTGGGTTGGCATGGCCCTATGGTATCTGAAGTATGTTTTGGCAGCTTAGCCATTTCTCCTCTGCAAGGGCGTGTATCCTTTGCGGAGGGAGTGAGGGTTCTTCGCTATGCTTTAGAGCAAGGAATTGATTGGATCGATACGGCAGAAATATACGCTAATTATTCCCAGATCGCCCAAGCCCTTCAGTATCACCCGGAAGTCAGGATGGTGAGCAAGTCTTACTCGGTGACAGCTGAAGAAATGTCCGAAAGCATTGAAAGAGCAAGAAAGGAACTCAATCGGGATGTCATCGACTTTTTCCTCCTCCATGAGCAGGAAAGTGCCCTTACCCTGAAAGGACATCAGGGGGCCTGGGAGGAATTGATGAAAGCCAAAGCTGATGGAAGGGTGAAGTACATCGGTATCTCTACCCATGCTGTGGATGCGGTGAAGGCCGGTGCCCTCCTTCCAGGTATCGATGTGATTCACCCCATAGTCAACCGTCAAGGGTTAGGTATCATCGACGGTATCTTAGAGGAAATGCTGGAGGCCATCCGGTTTGCCTCTGAGCTGGGAATCGGAATCTATGCTATGAAAATTTTTGGCGGGGGGCATTTGGCGACCCATCCTGAGGAAGCCCTGGACTTTATCACTGACATTCCTTGGATCCAGGCCATGGCCTTAGGTATGTCCAGTGTAGAAGAAATAGATTTTAATCTTAACTATCTGGCAGGCCAGGAGATATCTGAAGAATTAAGACGATCCGTCACCTATAGGGAACGTAAGCTCTATATAGCGGATTGGTGTCAGGGCTGTGGCCGCTGTTGTGAAGCCTGCCCACAAAGCGCCTTATCCCTGGAGGAAGTTGTAGAAGGTGGGATGGTGCAGGCTACAGTGGAAGCCGGTCAATGTGTCCTTTGTGGGTACTGCGGAAGGGTATGCCCTCATTTTTGTCTAAAAATTGTCTAA
- a CDS encoding AI-2E family transporter, producing MKKEKWRWAFLISIILLGLLLILSVRSILGPFILAFVLAYLLAPVVEALVRRGVGRKMSIAFVFIGILLTLALLIFIVIPKLYIELSKLTQVLPETIRTLEQAIQDFRANFRATGLPNQVVSVLDEHLGEGESFLIHWLEDFLDNLPKALTSMSLFILSPVIAIYLLADWNRLRVGFLRIVPQRKRVAWQRVVQDISHIVRSFIRGNVIVALIVGILSGVGVKLVGMDYALLIGVICGVFDLIPYFGPLIGAVPSVLLGLIQSPMMALKVAVVILIVQQLESSIISPKLMGDSVGLHPLWIIFALLAGGEIAGFWGMLFSVPFAAVLRVIIRNIYFWLVSPEIK from the coding sequence ATGAAGAAGGAAAAATGGCGCTGGGCTTTCCTCATTAGTATTATTTTGTTAGGATTGCTCCTGATCCTTTCAGTGCGTTCTATATTGGGCCCTTTTATCCTGGCTTTTGTCTTAGCCTATTTATTGGCTCCTGTGGTTGAGGCTTTGGTGAGGCGAGGGGTTGGACGTAAAATGTCCATCGCTTTTGTTTTTATTGGAATTCTCCTGACTCTTGCCTTGCTCATCTTTATTGTTATTCCTAAACTTTATATCGAGTTATCCAAGCTGACTCAGGTACTGCCGGAAACCATCCGGACCCTGGAGCAGGCCATTCAAGATTTCCGGGCCAATTTCAGAGCGACCGGGCTTCCCAATCAGGTGGTCAGTGTATTGGATGAACATTTGGGTGAAGGAGAATCCTTCCTTATCCATTGGTTGGAAGACTTTCTGGATAATCTGCCTAAGGCACTGACCTCGATGAGTCTTTTTATCCTGTCACCGGTTATAGCCATTTATTTATTGGCAGATTGGAATCGGCTTCGGGTAGGATTTTTGAGAATAGTTCCTCAGCGCAAGCGGGTAGCCTGGCAGAGAGTAGTTCAGGATATTAGTCATATTGTCCGCAGTTTTATCCGTGGTAACGTTATAGTAGCTTTGATTGTAGGAATTCTCTCTGGTGTCGGAGTAAAGCTGGTGGGAATGGATTATGCCTTGCTGATTGGGGTGATTTGCGGTGTCTTTGATTTGATCCCTTATTTTGGTCCCTTAATCGGTGCCGTCCCCTCGGTGCTCCTTGGCCTTATTCAATCCCCCATGATGGCCTTAAAAGTTGCCGTAGTTATCCTTATCGTTCAACAGCTTGAAAGCAGTATTATCTCACCGAAGCTCATGGGAGACAGTGTAGGACTGCATCCTTTGTGGATTATCTTTGCCCTCTTGGCAGGAGGAGAAATCGCCGGCTTTTGGGGGATGTTGTTTTCGGTCCCCTTTGCCGCAGTATTGCGGGTTATCATTCGTAATATCTACTTCTGGCTGGTTTCACCTGAGATAAAATGA
- a CDS encoding helix-turn-helix transcriptional regulator, which produces MENMIRNRRKELGLSQEELAKKCGVSRQTVNAIENNKYDPTLMLAFNLAKELNTTVDELFKPI; this is translated from the coding sequence ATGGAAAACATGATTAGGAATAGACGAAAAGAACTAGGATTGTCACAAGAGGAATTAGCCAAAAAATGTGGAGTTTCCAGACAGACAGTAAATGCGATAGAAAACAATAAATATGACCCGACATTGATGTTAGCATTTAATCTTGCAAAAGAATTAAATACAACAGTTGATGAACTTTTTAAACCCATTTAA
- the ruvX gene encoding Holliday junction resolvase RuvX, with protein sequence MRVMGLDFGERTIGVAVSDAMLLTAQGIKTIRRSKKELEELKTILQDYEVDHIVLGYPKNMNGTLGPRAQATEEFAQILKEEFGLPVTLWDERLSTMGAQRSLLEADVSRAKRKQVIDKMAAVFILQGYLDYIRLKNGQNKG encoded by the coding sequence ATGAGAGTTATGGGTCTGGACTTTGGTGAACGGACCATCGGAGTGGCGGTAAGTGATGCTATGCTCCTTACAGCCCAAGGGATAAAGACTATCCGAAGGTCGAAAAAGGAGCTTGAAGAGCTTAAAACGATCCTTCAGGACTATGAGGTGGACCACATTGTCCTGGGTTATCCGAAAAACATGAACGGTACTCTGGGACCTCGTGCCCAAGCCACTGAGGAATTTGCCCAAATTCTCAAAGAGGAATTCGGGTTGCCGGTCACCCTCTGGGATGAACGCTTAAGCACCATGGGGGCACAACGGTCTTTGCTGGAAGCAGATGTGTCACGAGCAAAGCGCAAGCAAGTGATCGACAAAATGGCAGCTGTTTTTATTTTGCAGGGATACCTGGATTATATAAGGCTAAAAAATGGGCAGAATAAAGGATAA
- a CDS encoding DUF1292 domain-containing protein — MTEHKHGPHCDHEHDVEEFDTIILTDDEGNDHEFLHLDTLEVEGSTYFVLMPISAEEDEEADEAIILKLGKDAEGNEMLLDIEDDEEWEKVADAWESMEEE; from the coding sequence ATGACCGAACATAAGCATGGTCCTCATTGCGACCACGAGCATGACGTTGAAGAGTTTGACACAATCATTCTGACCGATGATGAAGGAAACGATCATGAATTTCTCCATCTCGATACGTTGGAAGTTGAAGGGTCTACATATTTTGTTTTAATGCCTATCAGTGCCGAGGAAGATGAAGAAGCTGATGAAGCCATCATCCTCAAACTTGGCAAAGATGCTGAAGGCAACGAAATGCTCCTCGACATCGAAGATGATGAAGAGTGGGAAAAAGTCGCAGATGCTTGGGAAAGCATGGAAGAAGAATAA
- a CDS encoding type II toxin-antitoxin system Phd/YefM family antitoxin yields MIIKPSAALRNEYSTISNLAKETKEPIYITKNGGGDLVLMSIDAFEKREQIQILQLRARILQAEQERISGAETLSISEARRRLRERADEV; encoded by the coding sequence ATGATAATCAAACCATCGGCAGCATTGCGGAATGAATACTCTACGATATCAAATCTGGCAAAAGAAACAAAAGAACCTATATATATTACAAAAAATGGCGGGGGAGATTTGGTTCTCATGAGTATTGATGCTTTTGAAAAAAGGGAACAGATACAGATTTTACAGCTTCGTGCCAGGATTTTACAGGCAGAACAGGAAAGAATCAGTGGAGCGGAAACCCTCAGTATTTCAGAAGCCAGAAGAAGATTAAGGGAGCGGGCAGATGAAGTATGA
- a CDS encoding VanW family protein, with product MSLKWKCCSYLFLLALLAFTGCTTNEARLLNLTPEAVSTDQNQFPPGSRLDDLALGGITPQEAKEKIQSWSKDKLEENLFLVYNETEIQFTPEELGITLDFERTWENLSENTGKQTHSVLAINDLMANQVLQEKLAEFSRSAVDATFKVENDQFKITPATSGEAVNVDAFLAEVKKASLGDLPRRIPITSVEIPATVTTESLKALAFDGVIGEYTTKYNAGDKNRTANLIAAAQKMDKVLLKPGESFSFNGTIGPRTAETGFKDAYIVINNEYVKGIGGGICQVSSTLYNAALLANLSIVERHPHAVVVAYIPLGQDATVNYPTLDLKLRNDSSSYIYFRTKVEAGNLTIKIYGKKTGAKVRFEKEIEKELSYHTIRKIDPDLLPGAVIQEQSGSKGYIVKTWKIVTDAQGKETKQLLSRDSYAPTNRILKIGAD from the coding sequence ATGAGCCTAAAGTGGAAGTGCTGTTCCTATCTTTTCTTACTGGCGTTGCTGGCCTTTACAGGCTGCACGACGAATGAAGCACGCCTGTTAAATCTTACCCCGGAAGCCGTTTCCACTGACCAAAACCAGTTTCCCCCAGGGTCACGTCTGGACGACTTGGCACTAGGGGGAATAACACCCCAGGAAGCCAAGGAGAAGATTCAGAGTTGGTCCAAGGACAAACTGGAAGAAAATCTATTCTTAGTGTACAATGAGACGGAGATTCAGTTTACTCCGGAAGAGCTTGGTATTACGCTTGATTTCGAAAGAACTTGGGAGAACCTCTCAGAGAACACCGGCAAACAGACTCACAGTGTTTTAGCCATTAATGATTTAATGGCTAATCAGGTTCTACAAGAGAAGCTTGCTGAATTTAGCCGCTCCGCTGTGGATGCCACCTTCAAAGTTGAGAACGATCAATTTAAGATTACCCCGGCCACTTCAGGGGAGGCCGTAAATGTGGACGCTTTTTTGGCTGAGGTTAAGAAAGCTTCGTTAGGTGATTTGCCCAGGAGAATCCCCATAACAAGTGTAGAGATTCCCGCTACGGTCACTACCGAGTCCTTAAAAGCGTTAGCTTTTGATGGTGTCATCGGTGAATATACCACCAAATACAATGCCGGTGATAAAAACCGTACCGCTAATCTCATAGCAGCCGCGCAGAAAATGGATAAAGTTCTTTTAAAACCCGGGGAAAGCTTTTCCTTTAATGGAACCATTGGACCGCGGACAGCGGAGACAGGTTTTAAAGACGCCTATATCGTCATCAATAATGAGTATGTCAAAGGAATCGGGGGAGGAATCTGTCAAGTATCCTCTACCTTATACAACGCTGCGCTGCTGGCGAATCTATCAATAGTGGAAAGACACCCTCATGCGGTTGTGGTTGCCTATATTCCTCTTGGCCAGGATGCTACGGTCAATTATCCCACCCTTGACTTGAAATTGCGCAATGATAGTTCATCCTATATCTATTTCCGTACCAAAGTAGAAGCGGGAAACCTCACCATTAAGATATACGGTAAAAAAACAGGAGCAAAGGTTCGCTTTGAGAAGGAGATCGAGAAGGAATTGAGTTATCATACTATACGTAAAATAGATCCTGACTTGCTTCCCGGTGCGGTGATTCAAGAACAAAGCGGAAGCAAGGGATATATCGTAAAGACCTGGAAGATTGTCACCGATGCTCAAGGTAAAGAGACGAAACAGCTCTTAAGCCGTGATAGTTATGCGCCCACCAATAGAATTCTTAAGATTGGTGCCGACTAA